One Pseudocalidococcus azoricus BACA0444 DNA segment encodes these proteins:
- a CDS encoding type IV pilin-like G/H family protein → MVSRPSSAQIVSFTCVLGILGGIAPATLAQTQAQIAQQEGLYAVANMTETQRTVFQKNRQWLADVTSIQQYMGATLPATFDYAVRTTTEAAYSYVIPTTAPNAVNLKSYVGAAFLVPDGSNQITTIICQNQVPGQIRPADPRIVRGADPTQPPYSLACGDGSIQIPASEVTR, encoded by the coding sequence ATGGTGAGTCGCCCCAGTTCTGCTCAGATCGTCTCTTTTACCTGCGTGCTCGGTATTCTGGGTGGAATTGCCCCAGCAACATTGGCTCAAACCCAGGCCCAGATTGCCCAACAGGAAGGTCTTTATGCGGTGGCTAACATGACCGAAACCCAGCGGACTGTATTCCAAAAAAATAGGCAATGGCTGGCGGATGTGACCAGTATTCAGCAATATATGGGGGCAACCTTACCTGCGACCTTTGACTATGCAGTGCGAACCACCACCGAAGCAGCCTATAGCTATGTCATTCCCACCACGGCCCCCAATGCAGTGAACTTAAAATCCTATGTCGGGGCAGCTTTTTTAGTTCCCGATGGTAGTAATCAAATCACCACGATCATTTGCCAAAACCAAGTTCCTGGGCAAATCAGACCGGCTGATCCACGTATTGTCCGGGGGGCCGATCCGACTCAACCGCCCTATTCCCTGGCCTGTGGAGATGGTTCGATCCAGATTCCGGCTTCCGAAGTAACTCGATAA
- a CDS encoding SDR family oxidoreductase — MSLLVVGATGTLGRQIVRRALDEGLSVHCLVRNRRKAAFLKEWGAHLIPGDICEPETLQPALEGITQVIDAATARATDSRSIKDVDWQGKINLIQALEKAHIQRYVFFSIMAAADYPHVPLMDIKYCTEKFIQESTLNYTILRPCGFYQGLIGQYAIPILEGQSVWLVGENTPLAYMDTQDIAKFAIQALKSGATERQSYDLAGPKAWGSEDIVRVCERLSGKTAKITRIPLGLLRSTRNVVSFFEWGWNVADRLAFTEVIATGKPLNCSMDKTYQAFELAPEATLTLEAYMQEYFSRIMRKLKELDYEKSKQKKQSRKRSPFKSSNAP; from the coding sequence ATGAGCCTATTGGTTGTTGGCGCGACTGGCACTCTGGGGCGGCAAATTGTCCGGCGTGCCCTAGATGAAGGGTTATCAGTGCATTGTCTTGTCCGCAATCGGCGTAAAGCAGCATTTTTGAAGGAGTGGGGCGCGCACTTAATTCCTGGGGATATTTGTGAACCGGAAACCTTACAACCAGCCTTAGAAGGAATAACCCAGGTTATTGATGCCGCCACCGCTCGTGCCACTGATAGCCGCAGCATTAAAGATGTGGATTGGCAAGGGAAAATCAACCTGATCCAGGCCTTGGAAAAAGCGCACATTCAGCGATATGTCTTTTTCTCGATCATGGCGGCGGCGGATTATCCCCATGTCCCCTTAATGGATATTAAATACTGCACCGAAAAATTTATCCAAGAATCCACCCTGAACTACACGATCTTACGCCCCTGCGGATTCTATCAAGGCTTAATTGGTCAGTATGCGATCCCAATTTTGGAAGGGCAGTCGGTTTGGTTGGTGGGCGAAAACACACCTCTGGCCTACATGGATACCCAAGATATTGCTAAGTTTGCCATCCAGGCCCTCAAGTCTGGGGCTACCGAACGCCAAAGTTATGATTTAGCTGGGCCCAAGGCCTGGGGTTCAGAGGATATTGTCCGAGTTTGTGAACGTCTGTCCGGAAAAACTGCCAAGATTACCCGGATTCCCCTGGGTTTATTACGCTCAACTCGGAACGTGGTCTCTTTCTTTGAGTGGGGCTGGAATGTCGCAGATCGACTCGCGTTTACAGAAGTGATTGCCACTGGAAAACCTCTCAACTGTTCCATGGACAAGACTTATCAAGCCTTTGAATTGGCCCCGGAAGCAACGTTAACCCTGGAAGCCTACATGCAGGAATATTTTAGTCGGATTATGCGTAAGCTCAAGGAACTAGACTACGAAAAGAGCAAACAGAAAAAACAGTCCCGTAAACGTAGCCCCTTCAAATCCTCCAACGCGCCCTAA
- a CDS encoding NAD(+) kinase → MVKAGIIYNEAKPAAANLAMEIKDKLENWGWRVGMATGVGGILGYSRPDSPVCHTPIDCLTPPGFDAEMEFALVLGGDGTVLSAFRQLAPCGIPLLTINTGHMGFLTEAYVEEVPQALEQLVNGQYTVEDRTMLTVQVIRKNGCSNPGGVVIWEALSLNEMVLHKEPLTGMCHFEVDVGSHARVDIAADGLILSTPTGSTAYALSAGGPVITPGVNVSQLVPICPHSLAARSLVFANTEPVRIYPANPFRHLIMVVDGNASCYIQPEDQVFVSRSPYAARFIRLRDPEFFHVLRQKLGWGLPHSAKPRPGE, encoded by the coding sequence ATCGTGAAAGCAGGGATCATCTACAACGAAGCCAAACCAGCGGCCGCCAATCTGGCTATGGAGATCAAGGACAAACTAGAAAATTGGGGCTGGCGGGTTGGCATGGCCACAGGAGTTGGTGGCATTTTAGGCTATTCCCGCCCAGATAGTCCCGTTTGTCATACCCCGATTGATTGCCTGACTCCGCCGGGATTTGATGCCGAGATGGAATTTGCCTTGGTGTTGGGTGGAGACGGTACGGTGTTATCGGCCTTTCGGCAACTCGCCCCCTGTGGCATTCCCCTCTTAACCATCAATACGGGTCACATGGGGTTTTTAACCGAAGCCTATGTTGAAGAGGTGCCCCAGGCCCTTGAGCAGTTGGTTAATGGTCAATACACCGTTGAAGACCGGACTATGCTCACGGTGCAGGTGATTCGTAAAAATGGCTGTAGCAATCCCGGTGGGGTGGTGATTTGGGAAGCACTCTCCCTCAATGAGATGGTTTTACATAAAGAACCGTTGACGGGAATGTGCCACTTTGAGGTGGATGTGGGGTCACACGCGCGGGTGGATATTGCCGCTGATGGGTTAATTCTCTCCACACCGACAGGTTCAACGGCCTATGCTTTGTCCGCAGGTGGGCCAGTGATTACACCGGGGGTGAATGTCTCCCAACTCGTCCCCATTTGTCCCCATTCCTTGGCCGCGCGCTCCCTTGTTTTTGCCAATACTGAACCTGTCCGCATCTATCCAGCCAACCCCTTTCGCCATTTAATTATGGTTGTGGATGGGAATGCCAGTTGTTATATTCAGCCGGAAGATCAGGTCTTTGTCAGTCGCTCGCCCTATGCTGCCCGCTTTATTCGCTTACGGGATCCGGAGTTCTTCCATGTCCTACGCCAGAAACTCGGTTGGGGCCTGCCGCACAGTGCCAAACCCAGGCCTGGGGAATAA
- a CDS encoding ArsJ-associated glyceraldehyde-3-phosphate dehydrogenase, with product MAWRVGINGFGRIGRLALRAGWERPELEFVHINEIKGGVETAAHLLKFDSVQGIWPPAVVPKDEQVWIQDQALSFSEFATPTTVPWQELGIELVLECSGKFRQPEQLAAYFEQGVKKVIVAAPVKSQALNIVMGVNDHLYDPQAHHLLTAASCTTNCLAPIVKVIHEGLGIEHGLITTLHNATNTQVVVDAPHKDLRRARSTLMSLIPTTTGSATAIGMIYPELLGKLNGLAVRVPLLNASLTDCVFEVARPTTINEVNQLLQTAAETTLQGILGYEERPLVSVDYCRDPRSGTVDALSTMVVDETQVKVLAWYDNEWGYSNRMVELAQKVVQLG from the coding sequence ATGGCCTGGCGAGTTGGGATTAATGGCTTTGGCCGGATTGGACGGTTGGCCCTGCGGGCGGGTTGGGAGCGACCAGAGTTAGAATTTGTCCACATCAATGAAATTAAAGGCGGTGTGGAAACTGCGGCCCATTTATTGAAGTTTGACTCTGTCCAAGGGATTTGGCCGCCAGCAGTTGTGCCAAAAGATGAGCAGGTTTGGATTCAGGATCAGGCTCTCAGCTTTTCCGAGTTTGCTACCCCGACGACTGTGCCCTGGCAAGAATTGGGGATTGAGCTAGTTTTAGAATGTTCCGGTAAGTTTCGCCAACCCGAGCAACTGGCTGCCTATTTTGAACAGGGAGTCAAGAAGGTCATTGTCGCTGCCCCGGTCAAATCCCAGGCCTTGAATATTGTCATGGGGGTGAATGATCATCTCTACGATCCCCAAGCCCATCATCTCCTCACCGCCGCCTCCTGTACCACCAATTGTTTAGCCCCGATTGTCAAAGTCATTCATGAGGGCCTGGGGATTGAGCATGGCTTAATTACAACCCTCCATAACGCCACCAATACCCAAGTGGTTGTGGATGCCCCCCATAAAGATCTGCGCCGGGCCCGGTCAACCCTCATGTCCCTAATTCCCACGACGACGGGTTCTGCTACGGCAATTGGGATGATCTACCCAGAACTTTTAGGCAAACTCAATGGCCTGGCGGTGCGGGTTCCCTTGCTCAACGCGTCCCTAACGGATTGTGTGTTTGAAGTGGCCCGGCCCACGACAATCAATGAGGTCAATCAACTCCTCCAAACGGCGGCGGAAACGACCCTCCAAGGGATTTTAGGCTATGAAGAACGCCCCTTAGTCTCTGTAGATTATTGCCGCGACCCCCGTTCTGGCACTGTAGATGCCCTGTCAACAATGGTAGTGGATGAAACTCAGGTGAAAGTTTTGGCCTGGTATGACAATGAATGGGGCTACTCAAATCGGATGGTGGAATTGGCTCAAAAGGTTGTCCAGCTTGGATAG
- a CDS encoding nuclear transport factor 2 family protein — MTALLELNAEQLLEELPQLLNESQISETISAYFAALNAEAYADIVALFAADGMLFPPFEDAVVGPKAISHYLQAEAVGMRAIPATYQLIRTNNSTNEQRVLVRGSVQLPLFNVNVAWDFCLTVSGKIKSVRVNLLASLEELVKFRSQ; from the coding sequence ATGACGGCTCTACTAGAACTGAACGCGGAACAACTTTTAGAAGAATTACCCCAACTTCTGAACGAGTCCCAAATCTCCGAGACGATTAGTGCCTACTTTGCGGCTCTCAATGCAGAAGCTTATGCTGATATAGTGGCCCTCTTTGCAGCGGATGGGATGTTGTTTCCGCCCTTTGAAGATGCAGTGGTTGGTCCCAAGGCAATTAGCCATTATCTCCAGGCCGAGGCAGTCGGGATGCGCGCCATTCCCGCAACCTATCAACTGATTAGAACTAATAACTCTACCAATGAGCAACGCGTTTTAGTCCGTGGTTCTGTCCAATTGCCCTTGTTTAATGTCAACGTGGCCTGGGATTTTTGTTTAACCGTGTCAGGGAAAATTAAGTCTGTCCGGGTTAACTTGTTAGCCAGCTTAGAAGAATTAGTCAAGTTCCGCTCTCAATAA
- a CDS encoding orange carotenoid protein N-terminal domain-containing protein: MVYTTEAGRLTLNPINTAVQDTTTLFNCLSVDDKLGLLWFLYTECGRSITAAAPGTARLQLAEGLLNQVKSLNFDAQLQFMRDLVTHTATHLTQAYGVFSPNTKLAFWFQLAELMRQGFVVPMPPGYALSRDAEQAFTAIKNLDFGQQITVLRNAVVEMGVDPFQD, translated from the coding sequence ATGGTTTACACAACTGAAGCTGGACGCTTAACCCTCAATCCCATTAACACAGCCGTTCAAGACACCACGACCCTCTTCAACTGTCTCAGTGTGGATGACAAATTGGGCTTGCTTTGGTTTCTCTACACCGAATGCGGTCGCTCGATTACAGCCGCTGCTCCGGGAACAGCCCGTTTACAACTGGCAGAAGGGTTGCTCAACCAAGTTAAATCTCTGAATTTTGATGCCCAACTCCAATTCATGCGGGATTTAGTCACTCACACTGCTACTCACCTCACCCAGGCCTATGGTGTCTTCAGCCCCAACACAAAACTAGCCTTCTGGTTCCAACTGGCTGAATTGATGCGTCAAGGCTTTGTCGTCCCCATGCCCCCTGGTTATGCCCTCTCTCGGGATGCGGAACAAGCTTTTACAGCCATCAAGAATCTTGATTTTGGTCAACAAATTACCGTTTTGCGGAATGCGGTTGTTGAGATGGGTGTTGATCCCTTCCAAGACTAA
- a CDS encoding nucleoside deaminase gives MTQADDETFMRRAIALSEQAGLIECTGGPFGAVIVKDGEIIAEGYNHVVAAKDPTWHGEMEAIRKACKVLDTFDLSGCTLYTSAEPCPMCAAASFWARIDRIVFAAHCEDALKYGDFDDTAIYEDLAKPPMARKIPHSEILRGESVAVWKRYQEKSDRVQY, from the coding sequence ATGACCCAGGCCGATGATGAAACCTTTATGCGGCGGGCAATTGCACTGAGTGAACAGGCAGGATTGATTGAATGTACAGGGGGGCCTTTTGGTGCAGTGATTGTCAAGGATGGCGAAATTATTGCCGAGGGCTATAACCATGTGGTCGCCGCAAAAGATCCCACCTGGCACGGGGAAATGGAGGCAATTCGCAAGGCCTGTAAAGTTCTCGATACCTTTGATCTAAGCGGCTGTACGCTCTATACCAGTGCCGAACCTTGTCCAATGTGTGCCGCAGCTTCTTTTTGGGCCAGAATTGACCGGATTGTCTTTGCTGCCCATTGTGAAGATGCCCTCAAGTATGGGGATTTTGACGACACAGCTATTTACGAAGACTTGGCGAAACCACCGATGGCGCGGAAAATTCCCCACTCAGAAATTTTACGGGGAGAGTCTGTCGCCGTCTGGAAGCGCTATCAGGAAAAATCCGATCGAGTGCAGTATTAA
- a CDS encoding antibiotic biosynthesis monooxygenase produces MILPQPTAAAIALISFQIKPGCLDDYQSWQEQVSQTLARYPGFLGHEVLPPRPGIQADWVVIFRFRTLANLEQWLNSAEREALLKTTTDIFIAPAKQQILLTDNRPGQLVSVIFTNRVKPGYEQAFQKWHEKATMVHRQFSGFVSFDCFPPHYDTDHEWVDVVQFDSPDHLNAWLASPQRQKLLKELEPLVESFEVRPVVSSFAGWFPARVNSSTPTPPPPWKQAIAVILCLYPTVMIINLTIAPYFPRPLATSMLLGNIISVGFLTWLGMPFVNQKLQGWLRPQQPSVKTDLVGIITVGLVVGMIWLIFYNLTVS; encoded by the coding sequence ATGATTCTGCCCCAGCCAACGGCCGCAGCAATTGCCTTAATTTCCTTTCAAATTAAACCAGGCTGTTTGGACGATTATCAAAGCTGGCAAGAGCAAGTCAGTCAAACCCTGGCCCGTTATCCTGGTTTTTTGGGGCATGAAGTACTTCCCCCCAGGCCTGGGATTCAAGCCGATTGGGTTGTGATTTTTCGATTTCGGACCCTAGCAAACCTGGAACAATGGCTCAATTCCGCTGAACGGGAAGCACTGCTGAAAACAACAACGGACATATTTATTGCCCCGGCAAAACAACAGATTTTACTGACTGATAACCGCCCCGGCCAGTTGGTTTCGGTTATTTTTACCAATCGGGTTAAGCCAGGTTATGAACAAGCCTTTCAAAAGTGGCATGAAAAAGCAACAATGGTGCATCGGCAATTTTCCGGATTTGTCAGTTTTGATTGTTTTCCGCCCCATTACGATACGGATCACGAATGGGTAGATGTGGTTCAGTTTGACAGCCCCGATCACTTAAATGCTTGGCTAGCCTCACCCCAGCGTCAGAAACTCCTCAAGGAATTAGAGCCGTTAGTGGAATCCTTTGAAGTCCGGCCTGTGGTTAGCAGTTTTGCTGGTTGGTTTCCCGCCCGTGTCAATTCATCCACCCCTACCCCGCCCCCGCCCTGGAAACAAGCCATTGCCGTCATCTTGTGCCTTTACCCGACGGTGATGATCATTAACTTAACCATTGCCCCTTATTTTCCCCGCCCCCTGGCAACGAGTATGCTCTTGGGTAATATCATTAGCGTTGGCTTTTTGACCTGGCTGGGGATGCCCTTTGTCAATCAAAAGCTCCAAGGCTGGCTACGTCCTCAACAACCCAGCGTTAAAACGGATTTAGTTGGGATCATTACGGTTGGCCTGGTGGTTGGAATGATCTGGCTTATTTTTTACAACCTGACAGTCAGCTAA
- a CDS encoding Uma2 family endonuclease — MSSPVPPPLTTTISLAEFQQLCAAWPDLRLERDPQGELIQMAPAGSETGHRNLELGGQLWYWNRQARLGLVFDSSAGFLLPNGAVRSPYLAWVSLARWQQLTDAEKQGFAPICPDFVLELASPSDHLPTLQAKMSEYINNGARLGWLIVPLLNQAWVYRPDQTPLLLERPAQLFGDDVLPNFVLDLCTLS, encoded by the coding sequence ATGTCTTCACCTGTACCCCCACCATTAACAACAACGATTTCTTTGGCAGAATTTCAGCAACTTTGCGCGGCCTGGCCCGACTTACGATTAGAACGTGATCCTCAAGGTGAGTTAATTCAAATGGCCCCCGCTGGGAGTGAAACTGGGCATCGTAATTTAGAACTGGGAGGGCAACTTTGGTATTGGAATCGTCAGGCGCGGTTAGGACTTGTGTTTGACTCCTCGGCTGGATTTTTGTTACCCAATGGAGCGGTGCGTTCTCCTTACCTGGCCTGGGTTTCTCTTGCGCGGTGGCAACAATTAACGGATGCAGAAAAACAAGGCTTTGCCCCAATTTGTCCTGATTTTGTCTTGGAATTAGCCTCACCGTCAGATCATCTCCCAACACTCCAGGCCAAGATGTCTGAATATATCAACAATGGGGCGCGTTTAGGTTGGTTGATTGTGCCGTTATTAAACCAGGCCTGGGTCTATCGTCCTGACCAAACTCCTTTGCTGTTAGAACGTCCGGCCCAACTCTTCGGGGATGATGTGTTACCGAATTTTGTTTTAGACTTATGTACTCTCTCTTAA
- a CDS encoding Uma2 family endonuclease yields MYSLLSTAVSTPISLAKFRQICAARPDLRLERDSQGELIQMAPAGSETGRQNADLIYYFVAWNRQARLGLVFDSSAGFLLPNGAVRSPYLAWVSLARWQQLTDAEKQGFAPICPDFVLELASPSDHLPTLQAKMSEYINNGARLGWLIVPLLNQAWVYRPEQVPVMLERPTQLTGDEVLPNFVLDLTDLWHS; encoded by the coding sequence ATGTACTCTCTCTTAAGCACAGCGGTCTCAACTCCTATTTCCCTCGCAAAATTTAGGCAGATTTGTGCGGCCCGGCCCGACTTACGATTAGAACGTGATTCTCAAGGTGAGTTAATCCAAATGGCCCCCGCAGGGAGTGAAACCGGGCGACAGAATGCTGATTTGATCTACTACTTTGTGGCCTGGAATCGTCAGGCGCGGTTAGGACTTGTGTTTGACTCCTCGGCTGGATTTTTGTTACCCAATGGAGCGGTGCGTTCTCCTTACCTGGCCTGGGTTTCTCTTGCGCGGTGGCAACAATTAACGGATGCAGAAAAACAAGGCTTTGCCCCAATTTGTCCTGATTTTGTCTTGGAATTAGCCTCACCGTCAGATCATCTCCCAACACTCCAGGCCAAGATGTCTGAATATATCAACAATGGGGCGCGTTTAGGTTGGTTGATTGTGCCGTTATTAAACCAGGCCTGGGTCTATCGTCCTGAACAAGTTCCAGTCATGTTAGAACGGCCGACTCAACTCACAGGCGATGAAGTGTTACCAAATTTTGTTTTAGACTTAACGGATCTCTGGCATTCCTAA
- the metH gene encoding methionine synthase yields MASVFLDRLHSPNRPVMVFDGAMGTNLQVQNLTAEDFGGKEYEGCNEYLVITKPEAVAKVHRDFLAAGADVIETDTFGGTSIVLAEYDLADRAYELNKTAAELAKRLTTEFSTPDKPRFAAGSMGPGTKLPTLGHIDYDTLQAAFAEQARGLWDGGVDLFLVETCQDVLQIKAALNGILQVFEEKGDRRPIMVSVTMEQQGTMLVGSEIGAALTILEPYPIDILGLNCATGPDLMADHIRYLTKHSPFVVSCIPNAGLPENIGGHAHYKLTPMELRLALSRFVEDLGVQVIGGCCGTRPDHIQALAEIAQTLTPKERHPEIIPAAASIYSPQPYDQDNSFLIIGERLNASGSKKCREMLNAEDWDGLVALGREQVREGAHILDVNVDYVGRDGVRDMHNLVSRLVTNVTLPLMLDSTEWEKMEAGLKVAGGKCLLNSTNFEDGEPRFYKVLELAKTYGAGIVVGTIDEEGMARTAAKKFAIAQRAYRAALEFGIPAHEIFFDPLALPISTGIEEDRANGLATIESIRQMRQELPGCHILLGVSNISFGLNPAARQVLNSMFLHEAMQAGMDAAIVSAAKILPLARIEPDHQQLCQDLIYDRREFDADGICVYDPLGKLTDVFAGKTTKRDRTQDAALPVEQRLKQHIIDGERIGLEEQLKKALEIYPPLEIINTFLLDGMKVVGELFGSGQMQLPFVLQSAETMKSAVAYLEPYMEKQDVGGNGKGVFIIATVKGDVHDIGKNLVDIILSNNGYKVINLGIKQPVENIIAAYESHQADCIAMSGLLVKSTAFMKENLEVFNERGITVPVILGGAALTPKFVHEDCQNVYHGQVIYGKDAFADLHFMDQLMPAKAKNNWDDRQGFLDQANGNGHKKAKETVDLENEANVPVIETPEDTTRSEFVTLDVTRPQPPFWGTQVLTPNDINLSDIFWYLDLQALIAGQWQFRKPKEQSREEYDQFLCEKVYPILEIWKQRVIAENLLHPQAIYGYFPCQSLGNSLQIYDPELIKLGQTPDSPIATFTFPRQRSGRRFCIADFFLPVESGQFDVFPMQAVTVGHIATEFAQSLFASNQYTDYLYFHGLAVQVAEALAEWVHARIRKELGFGEFDPDNIRDVLAQRYQGSRYSFGYPACPNIQDQFQQLELLDTARIDLYMDESEQIYPEQSTTAIIAYHPHAKYFSVANK; encoded by the coding sequence ATGGCTTCTGTATTCCTTGACCGTCTCCACAGTCCCAACCGGCCCGTCATGGTTTTTGATGGGGCCATGGGAACTAACCTACAAGTGCAAAACCTGACCGCAGAAGACTTTGGTGGCAAGGAATATGAAGGCTGTAATGAATATCTCGTCATTACCAAACCAGAGGCCGTGGCCAAGGTTCACCGGGATTTTCTCGCGGCCGGGGCGGATGTGATTGAAACGGATACCTTTGGCGGCACTTCCATAGTTTTAGCGGAATACGACCTAGCCGATCGCGCTTACGAACTCAACAAAACCGCGGCGGAATTAGCGAAACGCCTGACCACCGAATTTTCGACACCGGATAAACCCAGATTTGCCGCCGGATCTATGGGGCCGGGGACGAAACTGCCAACCCTCGGTCATATTGACTACGATACCCTCCAAGCAGCCTTTGCTGAACAAGCCCGGGGCCTGTGGGATGGTGGGGTAGATTTATTCCTTGTGGAAACCTGTCAGGATGTGCTGCAAATCAAAGCGGCTTTGAATGGAATCTTGCAAGTTTTTGAGGAAAAAGGCGACCGGCGGCCGATTATGGTATCCGTAACGATGGAACAACAGGGGACGATGCTGGTAGGCTCGGAAATTGGAGCCGCCCTGACGATCCTAGAACCCTACCCGATTGATATTTTGGGTTTGAATTGCGCTACCGGCCCCGACTTGATGGCCGATCATATTCGCTATTTAACAAAACATTCGCCGTTTGTCGTCTCTTGTATTCCCAATGCGGGCTTACCGGAAAATATTGGCGGCCATGCCCATTACAAACTCACACCGATGGAATTGCGGCTGGCTCTGAGTCGGTTTGTGGAAGATTTAGGCGTTCAGGTGATTGGCGGCTGTTGTGGGACGCGTCCGGATCATATCCAGGCCCTGGCCGAAATTGCCCAAACCCTGACCCCGAAAGAACGCCACCCTGAAATTATTCCCGCGGCGGCTTCAATTTATAGTCCCCAACCCTACGACCAAGACAACTCCTTTTTAATTATTGGCGAACGACTCAATGCCAGTGGCTCGAAAAAATGCCGGGAAATGCTCAATGCGGAAGACTGGGATGGCCTGGTGGCTCTAGGGCGGGAACAGGTGCGCGAAGGAGCCCATATTCTCGATGTCAACGTGGACTATGTTGGCCGGGATGGGGTGCGGGATATGCATAATCTCGTGTCTCGACTCGTTACCAATGTCACCTTGCCCTTAATGCTCGACTCCACGGAATGGGAAAAAATGGAAGCGGGCTTAAAAGTGGCCGGGGGAAAATGCCTGCTCAATTCGACCAACTTTGAAGATGGCGAACCCCGATTTTATAAAGTTCTGGAACTGGCGAAAACCTACGGGGCGGGGATTGTCGTGGGGACGATTGATGAAGAGGGGATGGCCCGGACAGCAGCGAAAAAATTTGCTATTGCCCAACGGGCCTATCGAGCCGCCTTAGAGTTTGGCATTCCCGCGCACGAAATTTTCTTTGATCCCCTGGCATTGCCAATTTCCACCGGGATTGAAGAAGATCGCGCCAATGGCCTGGCCACGATTGAATCCATTCGCCAAATGCGCCAAGAGTTACCCGGCTGTCATATTTTGTTGGGGGTTTCTAATATCTCCTTTGGCTTAAATCCGGCGGCCCGGCAAGTCTTAAACTCAATGTTTCTCCATGAAGCGATGCAGGCTGGGATGGATGCCGCGATTGTCAGTGCGGCCAAGATTTTACCGTTAGCGCGGATTGAACCCGACCATCAGCAACTCTGTCAGGATTTAATCTATGATCGACGGGAATTTGATGCCGATGGGATTTGTGTTTACGACCCCCTCGGAAAGCTAACAGACGTTTTTGCCGGGAAAACCACGAAACGCGATCGTACCCAAGATGCTGCCTTACCTGTTGAACAGCGACTCAAACAACACATTATTGATGGGGAACGAATTGGCTTAGAGGAACAACTCAAAAAAGCATTAGAAATCTATCCCCCCTTAGAAATCATTAATACATTCCTGTTAGATGGGATGAAAGTGGTCGGCGAATTGTTTGGTTCGGGGCAAATGCAACTTCCCTTTGTGCTTCAGTCCGCCGAAACGATGAAATCTGCTGTGGCCTATCTTGAACCCTACATGGAAAAACAGGACGTGGGCGGGAACGGCAAAGGGGTATTTATTATTGCCACGGTCAAAGGGGATGTTCACGATATTGGCAAAAACTTGGTGGATATTATCCTCAGTAACAATGGTTATAAAGTGATTAATTTGGGAATTAAACAGCCGGTTGAAAATATCATTGCTGCCTACGAATCACACCAGGCCGACTGTATTGCCATGAGTGGGTTATTGGTCAAATCTACGGCGTTTATGAAAGAGAACTTAGAGGTCTTTAACGAGCGGGGAATTACAGTTCCAGTGATTTTAGGTGGGGCCGCTTTAACTCCGAAATTCGTCCATGAAGATTGCCAAAACGTCTATCACGGTCAAGTCATTTATGGAAAAGATGCCTTTGCCGATTTGCACTTTATGGATCAACTCATGCCCGCTAAGGCTAAGAATAATTGGGATGATCGGCAAGGATTTTTAGATCAAGCTAATGGGAATGGTCACAAAAAAGCTAAAGAAACGGTTGATCTTGAAAATGAAGCGAACGTTCCAGTCATTGAAACTCCAGAAGATACCACGCGCTCTGAATTCGTCACCCTCGATGTTACTCGCCCCCAACCACCCTTCTGGGGAACCCAAGTTTTAACACCCAATGACATTAACCTATCAGACATCTTTTGGTATTTGGATCTACAGGCCCTGATCGCTGGACAATGGCAATTCCGTAAACCGAAAGAGCAGTCTCGGGAAGAATACGATCAGTTTTTATGTGAAAAAGTTTATCCCATTTTAGAGATTTGGAAACAGCGGGTAATTGCTGAAAACTTACTCCATCCCCAGGCCATCTATGGTTATTTTCCCTGTCAATCGCTGGGTAACTCACTCCAGATTTATGATCCAGAGCTAATCAAACTTGGGCAAACCCCAGACTCTCCCATTGCCACCTTTACCTTTCCCCGTCAACGCTCCGGCCGCCGCTTCTGTATTGCTGACTTTTTCTTACCTGTAGAATCGGGGCAGTTTGATGTCTTTCCAATGCAGGCCGTGACAGTAGGCCATATTGCTACTGAATTTGCGCAATCCCTTTTTGCCAGCAACCAATACACGGATTATTTATACTTCCATGGCCTGGCGGTTCAGGTGGCCGAAGCCTTGGCTGAGTGGGTTCATGCCCGGATCCGTAAAGAGTTAGGGTTTGGGGAGTTTGATCCCGATAATATCCGTGATGTTTTAGCCCAACGCTATCAAGGCTCTCGCTATAGTTTTGGCTACCCGGCCTGTCCCAATATTCAGGATCAATTTCAGCAATTAGAATTACTGGATACGGCTCGCATTGACCTCTATATGGATGAAAGCGAACAAATTTATCCGGAGCAATCCACGACAGCGATCATTGCTTATCATCCCCATGCCAAATACTTTAGTGTTGCTAATAAGTGA